One Gadus morhua chromosome 13, gadMor3.0, whole genome shotgun sequence genomic window carries:
- the LOC115556647 gene encoding uncharacterized protein LOC115556647, which yields MKDKTPPVILEVVEKAKKDVCDLLKNGRAFSYAVLKQIVSSPNPIEGLIEELKYHHLFVTGVPPPLPIGNPRLVTETLSECPGEAPGETEPSDVESCGSNELFQCRQEKTYTKDKMVKAKDLGILKKHSADHPLLKRFADYLKNDYENAKYQQEVDTVSRYLYFADPTEPSLKFVNDREKLRDFLGQQAKAGYKAQTSGNYIKCLKRFLEFHLTRTGLRQDDRELYKQCTLYLSFLTSSQSVLSKQASKEIVQKRHALLFDKSQPTPRECLAVLDKGEGDLVKIMNQLDDSSSSSLSRTECIFVLYYLEAIVILRHCQRPCVVQSMKVKEWLERKHADDDSIVFVKDHKTAAHFSIVLSKKEEAWFEKYYNKVRPQLLAGERKRKRDEQDEKDGDDFFFVSSRGKPINNAAGDLIKLQQKCNVPQVSSQVVRRVFQTAANRLDDPQKKAVFDYLG from the exons ATGAAGGATAAGACACCACCAGTGATCCTAGAGGTGGTTGAAAAGGCCAAGAAAGATGTGTGTGACCTCCTGAAGAATGGACGGGCTTTTAGTTATGCAGTCCTGAAGCAAATCGTCTCATCACCAAATCCAATCGAAGGATTGATTGAGGAGCTGAAATACCATCACTTGTTTGTGACAGgagtccctcctcctctgcccattGGTAATCCAAGGTTGGTCACCGAAACCCTTTCTGAATGCCCTGGGGAGGCACCCGGAGAGACAGAGCCATCTGATGTGGAATCTTGCGGCAGCAATGAGCTTTTTCAATGTAGACAAGAGAAAACGTATACCAAAGACAAAATGGTGAAAGCGAAGGATTTAGGCATTTTGAAAAAGCATTCAGCAGATCATCCATTGCTCAAGCGCTTTGCAGACTACCTAAAGAATGATTACGAAAATGCAAAGTACCAACAGGAGGTTGACACTGTTTCCCGGTACCTGTATTTTGCTGATCCTACGGAACCATCTTTGAAGTTTGTCAATGACAGAGAGAAGCTCAGAGACTTCCTGGGTCAACAGGCTAAGGCAGGGTATAAGGCACAAACATCAGGAAATTACATCAAGTGCTTGAAAAGGTTCTTGGAGTTCCACTTGACAAGGACCGGCTTGAGACAGGATGACAGGGAGCTCTACAAGCAGTGCACGTTATATTTGAGTTTTTTAACTTCTTCACAGAGTGTCCTCTCTAAGCAAGCGAGCAAAGAAATTGTGCAAAAGAGGCATGCCTTGTTGTTTGACAAAAGTCAACCCACACCTCGTGAATGCTTGGCTGTTCTTGATAAAGGTGAAGGTGACTTAGTGAAAATCATGAATCAACTTGATGACAGTTCTTCTTCCTCCCTGAGTAGGACTGAGTGCATATTTGTGCTATACTATCTTGAGGCAATTGTCATACTAAGACACTGCCAACGGCCATGTGTGGTGCAGAGCATGAAG GTCAAGGAATGGCTTGAACGGAAACACGCAGATGATGATTCAATCGTTTTTGTAAAGGACCACAAGACGGCTGCACATTTCTCAATTGTCCTGTccaagaaggaggaggcgtggttTGAGAAATATTACAACAAAGTGCGGCCACAGCTCCTTGCTGGCGAAAGGAAACGTAAGCGAGATGAGCAGGATGAAAAGGATGGAGatgattttttctttgtgtcctCCCGCGGTAAGCCAATTAACAATGCAGCTGGTGATCTGATAAAGCTCCAGCAAAAGTGCAACGTCCCCCAGGTGAGCAGCCAGGTTGTACGGAGGGTATTTCAGACAGCAGCTAACCGCCTGGATGACCCTCAGAAGAAAGCAGTTTTTGACTACCTGGGATGA